The genomic segment TCCGCTGGCCAGATACAGACCCACTCTTTATCCCTACGTTCCAATATTAGTATCTGATCAACATTAAACGTAGCCTGAAATCGTTCAAACTTCACTTTCCATCGATTCCAATCCCCTAACAAAGGATGCTCAGCCATAGACTCTCCTGATTAAAAGTCTAGGAGTGACCCTTGGCAAATGCAAGGAATTCCTATCATTATAATGGTGAGGTCTATCAATGCTTATAGAGAAAATGAAACGAATCCCCTTATTCAAGTCCGTTAATGATACACTCCTTAAAGATCTTAATAAGGAATATTCCTGTCGAATATTAAGTTATGACAAAGGGAATATTATCGCCTTCCGTGGTGATGTCATGGAATACCTCTACATACTGGAAGAAGGAGTCGTTTCTACTCATATAGCCAGTATAAAGGGTAAGATTCTAAAGGTAGAAACACTAACAAGCCCCCACTTGTTAGCAGGGCCGCTAATATTTGCCAATCCAGCATTATGGCCAGTTCAGATCACAGCAGACACAGGGGTTAGGATATTATCAATACCCAAAGAAGGATTTGTTCAATTACTACACAAAGATATCCATCTCATGGAAAAGTTTCTCCAACTTTGCGGTAATAAAATCAGCTTTCTATCTGAGAAAATTCATCTTTATCAACATACAAATATCAAACAAAAGATAGCGATTTATTTGTTAGAACAGGTCAATCAACAAGGTACTAAGGATATACAAATTCCCCATACACTAGAAAGTCTAGCCGAACTCTTCAGTATAAGCCGACCATCCCTCTCCCGTACAATCGGAGAGCTGGTAGAAGAGCAATTCATAGTAAAAGAAAAAAAG from the Spirochaeta cellobiosiphila DSM 17781 genome contains:
- a CDS encoding Crp/Fnr family transcriptional regulator encodes the protein MLIEKMKRIPLFKSVNDTLLKDLNKEYSCRILSYDKGNIIAFRGDVMEYLYILEEGVVSTHIASIKGKILKVETLTSPHLLAGPLIFANPALWPVQITADTGVRILSIPKEGFVQLLHKDIHLMEKFLQLCGNKISFLSEKIHLYQHTNIKQKIAIYLLEQVNQQGTKDIQIPHTLESLAELFSISRPSLSRTIGELVEEQFIVKEKKTFHILDKEGLEHLIYE